From Paenibacillus polymyxa, the proteins below share one genomic window:
- a CDS encoding stage II sporulation protein P, translating to MKKIQTWNVGRWRRKGIEILAMGHTLVLLIMGSALLFVVLGLGGLAENRLQTSPVSSMKGLAGSVSSGFFADMLGMEVPHLAQKKQHSSLSGEQWSPFVFQMLTGINPQDPKSLISREIPGMAAGAPVLLRKGSGNIKVEGPTDYQPDQGTTDTPGSSNAAENPPSTTPDIPTTPETDPAREDDPGDSAKGEKRILIYHSHPREAYNPLLSKTSSNPNSGSKSANVSRVGDFVKKRLEKQGISTLHVNKDYATTVQNYNWNYSYKYSRTTVKEALAQNKGLTYLLDIHRDSQRHGKTTATINGLSYAKVYFIIGHDNKNWRKNEAFAARIHEKLEKSYHGVSRGVWGKDGGKGNNGEYNQSLSSHSILIEIGGIDNTEEELKRTSDVLADMISEVYWEDQKAQKAGTNVSDTKKNNSGN from the coding sequence ATGAAAAAAATTCAGACCTGGAACGTCGGAAGATGGAGAAGAAAAGGTATCGAAATTTTGGCAATGGGACATACGCTTGTGCTGCTCATCATGGGCTCGGCGCTTTTATTTGTCGTTTTGGGACTAGGAGGGCTGGCAGAAAATCGTTTGCAAACTTCTCCTGTTTCTTCGATGAAAGGATTGGCAGGCTCGGTGTCCAGCGGTTTTTTCGCGGATATGCTAGGTATGGAGGTACCTCATTTGGCACAAAAGAAACAGCATTCTTCGTTGTCGGGTGAACAATGGTCGCCATTTGTTTTTCAGATGCTTACAGGTATTAATCCGCAAGATCCCAAAAGTCTCATTTCTCGTGAAATTCCTGGCATGGCTGCTGGAGCGCCTGTCTTGCTGCGTAAGGGTTCGGGGAACATCAAGGTAGAGGGTCCTACGGATTATCAGCCTGATCAGGGAACGACAGATACCCCTGGGAGCTCAAACGCAGCTGAGAACCCGCCGTCTACTACGCCGGATATTCCGACAACACCGGAAACAGACCCTGCACGTGAGGATGATCCAGGTGATTCCGCCAAAGGCGAGAAGCGTATATTAATCTACCATTCTCATCCCAGAGAAGCATATAACCCATTACTGAGCAAAACCAGTTCCAACCCCAATTCAGGCTCTAAGTCAGCTAATGTATCAAGGGTAGGAGACTTTGTAAAGAAGAGACTGGAAAAGCAAGGGATATCTACACTGCATGTAAACAAGGATTATGCCACCACAGTTCAAAATTACAATTGGAACTACTCCTATAAATATTCACGCACAACAGTCAAGGAGGCTTTGGCTCAAAATAAAGGTTTAACTTATCTGCTCGATATTCATCGTGATTCCCAACGTCATGGAAAAACAACAGCCACGATTAATGGACTTTCTTATGCCAAAGTGTATTTTATTATCGGACATGACAACAAAAATTGGCGCAAAAATGAAGCTTTTGCTGCTCGCATTCATGAAAAGCTGGAAAAATCATATCACGGCGTATCGCGCGGTGTATGGGGAAAAGATGGCGGCAAAGGAAACAATGGTGAATACAATCAAAGCTTGTCTTCTCATAGCATTTTGATCGAAATCGGAGGGATTGACAACACCGAGGAGGAGTTAAAACGAACTTCTGACGTTTTGGCGGACATGATCAGTGAAGTGTATTGGGAGGATCAGAAAGCACAGAAGGCGGGTACTAACGTATCTGACACCAAAAAGAACAACAGCGGTAATTAA
- the dnaK gene encoding molecular chaperone DnaK has translation MSKVIGIDLGTTNSCVAVMEGGEAVVIPNPEGARTTPSVVGFKKDGERTVGETAKRQAITNPDRTIMSIKRHMGTNHKENIDGKEYSAQEISAMILQKLKADAEAYLGQTVSQAVITVPAYFNDGQRQATKDAGKIAGLEVLRIVNEPTAAALAYGMEKSEDQTILVYDLGGGTFDVSILELGDGFFEVKATSGDNKLGGDDFDQVIIDYLVNEFKKDQGIDLSKDKAAVQRLKDAAEKAKKELSGVLTTTISLPFITVADGVPQHLELNLTRAKFEELSAGLVERTLGPTRQAMKDAGMSASDIDKIVLVGGSTRIPAVQEAIKKLTGKEPHKGVNPDEVVALGAAVQAGVLTGDVKDVVLLDVTPLSLGIETAGGVFTKMIDRNTTIPTSKSQVFSTYADNQPSVEIHVLQGEREMAAGNKTLGRFQLGDIPPAPRGVPQIEVTFDLDANGIVNVSATDKGTGKSQKITITSSSGLSDEEVERMMKDAELHAEEDKKRKELVEAKNAADQLIYSVDKTIKDLGEKADAGEVEKANAAKENLQKTLESDNLEDIKKATEELTEIVQQLSVKLYEQAAQAAQAQDGAADSKGRDNVVDADYEVVDEDQKKD, from the coding sequence ATGAGCAAAGTAATCGGTATTGACTTAGGTACAACCAACTCTTGTGTGGCTGTTATGGAGGGCGGCGAAGCCGTCGTTATTCCGAATCCGGAAGGCGCGCGCACAACCCCTTCCGTTGTCGGTTTCAAAAAAGATGGGGAGCGTACTGTAGGGGAAACGGCAAAACGCCAAGCAATTACGAACCCGGATCGTACAATCATGTCCATCAAGCGCCACATGGGTACAAATCATAAAGAAAACATCGACGGTAAGGAATATTCCGCACAGGAAATTTCTGCTATGATTTTGCAAAAGCTGAAAGCTGACGCTGAAGCTTACCTGGGCCAAACGGTTTCTCAAGCGGTTATCACTGTTCCAGCTTACTTCAATGATGGTCAACGTCAAGCAACTAAGGACGCAGGTAAAATTGCCGGTCTGGAAGTTCTGCGGATTGTCAATGAGCCAACAGCAGCTGCATTAGCATATGGTATGGAAAAATCCGAAGACCAAACCATCCTCGTATATGACTTGGGCGGCGGTACATTCGACGTATCCATTTTGGAACTGGGCGATGGTTTCTTCGAAGTTAAAGCAACAAGCGGCGACAACAAGCTGGGTGGCGATGACTTTGACCAAGTGATTATTGATTACCTCGTAAATGAGTTCAAGAAAGATCAAGGTATTGACCTGAGCAAAGATAAAGCAGCTGTACAACGTCTGAAAGATGCAGCAGAAAAAGCGAAAAAAGAACTGTCCGGCGTGCTGACAACGACAATTTCCTTGCCGTTTATCACAGTAGCTGATGGCGTTCCACAGCATTTGGAGTTGAACCTGACTCGTGCGAAGTTTGAAGAATTGTCCGCAGGTCTGGTAGAACGTACTTTGGGACCTACTCGTCAAGCGATGAAAGATGCAGGCATGAGTGCTAGCGACATCGATAAAATCGTTCTGGTCGGCGGCTCCACACGTATTCCAGCTGTACAAGAAGCAATCAAAAAACTGACAGGTAAAGAGCCTCACAAAGGCGTAAACCCTGATGAAGTGGTAGCTTTGGGCGCGGCAGTTCAAGCAGGTGTATTGACAGGTGATGTGAAAGACGTCGTTCTCCTTGACGTAACTCCACTGTCCCTCGGTATTGAAACCGCAGGTGGCGTATTCACTAAAATGATTGATCGTAACACGACAATCCCTACGAGCAAATCGCAGGTATTCTCGACGTATGCCGACAATCAGCCTAGCGTAGAAATTCACGTGCTGCAAGGTGAACGCGAAATGGCAGCAGGCAACAAAACACTGGGCCGTTTCCAATTGGGAGATATCCCTCCAGCACCACGTGGTGTACCGCAAATCGAAGTTACTTTCGATCTGGATGCGAACGGTATCGTGAACGTATCTGCTACGGATAAAGGCACAGGCAAAAGCCAAAAAATTACGATCACTTCTTCTAGCGGCTTGAGTGACGAAGAAGTAGAACGTATGATGAAGGATGCCGAGTTGCATGCGGAAGAAGATAAGAAACGTAAAGAGTTGGTAGAAGCGAAAAACGCTGCAGACCAACTGATCTACTCCGTAGACAAAACGATTAAAGATCTGGGCGAAAAAGCGGATGCAGGTGAAGTCGAAAAAGCAAATGCAGCTAAAGAAAATCTGCAAAAAACGCTAGAATCCGATAACCTGGAAGACATCAAAAAAGCTACTGAAGAGCTGACTGAGATTGTTCAGCAATTGTCTGTGAAATTGTATGAGCAAGCTGCTCAAGCAGCGCAAGCTCAAGACGGAGCAGCAGACAGCAAAGGCCGTGACAATGTAGTTGATGCGGACTATGAAGTTGTTGACGAAGATCAGAAGAAAGACTAA
- the grpE gene encoding nucleotide exchange factor GrpE, whose amino-acid sequence MKEEQAFQDDKQQNVSTEEAAETSQQDELVNEAAALEAEEENTEVAKLRAEAEEHQQRFLRAQADFDNFRRRTLKEKEDLAKYASMKLVTELVPVLDNFERALATASQGAESESFTKGVEMIFRQFESVLQAEGVTAMNAVGQPFNPDFHQAIMQVESEEHDEGIVVEEVQKGYMLKDKVLRPAMVKVSM is encoded by the coding sequence TTGAAGGAAGAACAAGCGTTCCAAGATGACAAACAACAAAATGTAAGCACAGAGGAAGCCGCCGAAACGAGCCAGCAGGACGAGCTGGTGAATGAAGCGGCAGCACTGGAAGCCGAGGAAGAAAACACAGAGGTGGCAAAACTTCGTGCAGAGGCTGAGGAGCATCAGCAACGGTTTTTGCGCGCACAGGCGGATTTTGATAATTTTCGCCGCCGTACGCTGAAAGAAAAGGAAGACCTTGCTAAATATGCGTCTATGAAGCTTGTTACCGAGTTGGTGCCTGTTCTGGATAACTTCGAGCGAGCGCTGGCAACAGCATCGCAAGGAGCGGAGTCTGAGTCATTCACCAAAGGCGTGGAAATGATTTTCCGCCAGTTTGAGAGTGTGCTTCAGGCAGAGGGAGTGACGGCCATGAATGCAGTGGGACAACCGTTTAATCCTGATTTCCATCAGGCTATTATGCAGGTGGAGAGCGAAGAGCATGATGAAGGCATCGTCGTTGAAGAGGTACAAAAAGGATACATGCTGAAGGACAAGGTGCTTCGTCCAGCGATGGTAAAAGTTAGCATGTAA
- the lepA gene encoding translation elongation factor 4 has protein sequence MTDILARQRKIRNFSIIAHIDHGKSTLADRILEYTGALTSREMQEQVLDQMELERERGITIKLQAVRLTYKADDGEEYILNLIDTPGHVDFTYEVSRSLAACEGALLVVDAAQGIEAQTLANVYLALDNNLEILPVLNKIDLPSADPERVKQEIEDVIGLDTSETVHASAKAGIGIKEILEQVVRSVPAPQGNPDNPLKALIFDSHYDPYKGVIVYVRVVDGSIRAGSKIKMMATDKTFEVIEVGAFMPRMTIVDELNIGDVGFIVAGIKHVGDTRVGDTVTDAKNPTPEPMPGYRKINPMVYCGLYPIETSEYNDLREALEKLQLNDASLSFEPETSSALGFGFRCGFLGLLHMDVIQERIEREFNIPLITTAPSVIYRVQLTNGETIEIDNPSNYPEVGRIEHVQEPYVKAGIIVPNDYVGTVMELCQNKRGEYVNMEYLDTTRVTITYQIPLSEIVYDFFDQLKSSTKGYASFDYEISGYRQSNLVKMDILLNGEQVDALSFIVHRDRAYHRGRIICEKLRELIPRQMFEVPIQASVGTKVVARETVKAMRKNVLAKCYGGDISRKRKLLEKQKEGKKRMKQVGNVEVPQEAFMAVLKIDE, from the coding sequence ATGACTGACATTTTGGCAAGACAACGTAAAATTCGGAACTTTAGTATCATTGCACATATAGACCATGGTAAATCCACGCTGGCTGACCGGATCTTGGAGTACACCGGTGCACTCACTTCCCGCGAAATGCAGGAGCAAGTGCTTGACCAGATGGAACTGGAGCGGGAGCGCGGGATTACAATTAAGCTCCAGGCAGTGCGACTCACCTATAAGGCCGATGACGGCGAAGAGTACATTTTGAATTTGATTGATACACCGGGACACGTCGATTTTACCTATGAGGTATCTCGTAGTTTGGCAGCCTGCGAAGGTGCTTTGCTGGTAGTAGACGCAGCGCAGGGGATTGAGGCGCAGACATTGGCTAATGTTTATTTGGCGCTCGACAACAATCTGGAGATTTTGCCAGTGCTTAACAAGATTGATTTGCCAAGTGCTGATCCTGAACGGGTAAAGCAGGAAATCGAGGATGTTATCGGTTTGGACACGAGTGAAACTGTACATGCTTCAGCCAAAGCTGGAATCGGTATCAAGGAAATATTGGAACAGGTGGTCAGAAGTGTGCCTGCTCCGCAAGGAAATCCGGATAATCCGCTTAAGGCGCTTATTTTCGATTCGCATTATGATCCTTATAAAGGCGTAATCGTATATGTACGTGTTGTGGACGGCAGTATCCGTGCGGGTTCGAAAATTAAAATGATGGCGACTGACAAAACGTTTGAGGTTATCGAGGTTGGAGCTTTCATGCCACGTATGACGATCGTGGATGAGCTAAATATCGGTGATGTTGGTTTTATCGTGGCCGGAATCAAGCATGTGGGCGACACTCGTGTCGGGGATACGGTAACGGATGCCAAAAATCCAACACCAGAACCGATGCCAGGCTATCGGAAAATTAATCCGATGGTGTATTGCGGTCTGTATCCGATTGAAACATCGGAATACAACGATCTGCGTGAGGCGCTTGAAAAGCTGCAGCTGAACGATGCTTCGCTCAGCTTTGAACCGGAAACATCCAGTGCGCTGGGCTTCGGTTTCCGTTGCGGTTTCCTTGGTCTGCTGCATATGGACGTTATTCAGGAACGTATTGAACGTGAATTCAATATTCCGTTGATTACAACGGCACCAAGCGTAATTTACCGTGTACAATTGACTAATGGGGAAACGATCGAAATCGATAACCCTTCCAACTACCCAGAAGTAGGGCGTATTGAACATGTACAAGAGCCATATGTTAAAGCGGGTATCATCGTGCCAAATGATTATGTAGGTACAGTTATGGAGCTTTGTCAGAACAAGCGTGGTGAGTACGTGAACATGGAGTACCTAGATACAACACGGGTAACAATTACGTACCAGATTCCTTTGTCTGAAATCGTATATGATTTCTTTGATCAGCTAAAATCCAGCACCAAAGGCTATGCTTCCTTTGACTATGAGATTTCAGGCTATCGCCAATCAAATCTGGTGAAGATGGATATTCTGTTGAATGGTGAGCAGGTCGATGCGCTGTCGTTCATCGTGCATAGAGATCGAGCTTACCACCGCGGACGTATCATTTGTGAGAAGCTGCGCGAGTTGATCCCGCGGCAAATGTTCGAGGTGCCAATCCAGGCATCTGTAGGAACAAAGGTTGTTGCGCGTGAAACCGTTAAGGCTATGCGTAAAAACGTCTTGGCCAAATGTTATGGCGGCGATATTTCCCGTAAACGGAAACTGCTTGAGAAGCAAAAAGAAGGCAAGAAGCGTATGAAGCAGGTCGGTAACGTAGAAGTACCACAGGAAGCATTTATGGCGGTACTGAAGATAGATGAGTAA
- the hrcA gene encoding heat-inducible transcriptional repressor HrcA — protein sequence MLTERQRLILNAIIDDYIRSAEPVGSRSISKRQDVGFSPATIRNEMSDLEEQGYLEQPHTSAGRIPSHKGYRYYVDHLVPLNTLKPMEMRELKAFYAEKLNVMEQVIQHASGILSHMTNYTSILLGPEVFHTSLRHFQLLPLNETTAVAIIVTNTGQVENKTVDIPPRISISEMEKVVNLLNSKLVGVPIYQLKSRLYTALGQEMEKHVSHFEDAMKVLDKALDNESDQRLYLSGATNMLNQPEFKDVEKVKHILDLLEETPTLLKLMTPVAGAPEIQVRIGTENDHEAFANCSLITATYAVDGEALGTIGILGPTRMEYARVINILGILSKDLTAMLTQRFK from the coding sequence TTGTTAACCGAACGTCAGAGACTCATTTTGAATGCGATTATTGATGACTACATTCGTTCGGCTGAGCCAGTGGGTTCCCGCAGCATATCCAAAAGGCAGGATGTCGGATTCAGCCCAGCCACAATCCGTAATGAAATGTCGGATTTGGAGGAACAGGGCTATCTGGAGCAACCCCATACTTCTGCGGGACGCATCCCGTCTCATAAAGGCTATCGTTATTATGTGGACCATTTGGTGCCGCTAAATACACTGAAGCCTATGGAAATGCGGGAACTAAAAGCCTTTTACGCCGAAAAGCTGAATGTAATGGAGCAAGTGATCCAGCATGCATCAGGCATTTTGTCCCATATGACCAATTATACTTCCATCCTGCTTGGGCCGGAGGTTTTTCATACTTCGTTGCGTCATTTTCAGCTGTTGCCGCTCAACGAAACGACGGCTGTGGCGATTATCGTGACCAATACCGGTCAGGTGGAGAATAAAACGGTGGATATTCCGCCTAGAATTTCAATCTCCGAGATGGAAAAGGTTGTGAATTTACTGAACAGCAAGCTGGTCGGTGTACCGATTTATCAGCTTAAATCACGCCTTTACACCGCGCTGGGTCAGGAAATGGAGAAGCATGTATCTCATTTTGAGGACGCTATGAAGGTGCTGGATAAAGCACTCGATAATGAATCAGATCAGCGCCTATATTTAAGCGGTGCGACGAACATGCTGAATCAGCCTGAATTTAAAGATGTAGAAAAGGTTAAACATATTCTCGATCTGCTGGAGGAAACACCAACGCTACTTAAACTGATGACTCCTGTAGCCGGAGCACCTGAAATTCAAGTCCGCATCGGCACAGAAAATGATCATGAAGCATTTGCCAATTGCAGCCTGATTACTGCTACATATGCAGTAGACGGAGAAGCGTTGGGTACTATAGGTATATTGGGTCCGACGCGGATGGAGTATGCGAGAGTTATTAATATTTTGGGTATCCTGTCTAAGGATTTGACCGCAATGCTAACGCAACGGTTTAAATAA
- the gpr gene encoding GPR endopeptidase — translation MDLDLQKYAVRTDLALEARELAERNQPVPLAGINENVEEDNGIKITRLDVLNEEGANRIGRVQGHYVTLEVPGLREGDTGLQQRVAIAFAKEMEHFIQKIGISKVARVLVVGLGNWNVTPDSLGPLVVENLMVTRQYFELTPDQINPGYRDVSAIAPGVLGITGIESSEIVQGIVDRTKPELIIAIDALASRSLERVNTTIQVADIGIHPGSGIGNKRRGITKDIMGVPCIAIGVPTVCYASTIVNNVIELMKTHFTKEKASTKVILGMLDDISEPERLGLVREVLQPLGHDLIVTPKEIDEFIEDIANIIATGLNAALHEAVDPDNVAAYTH, via the coding sequence ATGGATCTGGATTTGCAGAAGTATGCGGTACGCACGGATTTGGCATTAGAGGCAAGAGAGCTGGCAGAACGGAATCAGCCTGTACCGCTGGCGGGTATAAATGAGAATGTGGAGGAAGATAACGGGATTAAAATTACGCGGCTGGATGTATTAAATGAGGAAGGAGCCAACCGTATTGGGCGGGTACAAGGGCATTACGTTACGCTCGAAGTACCTGGCTTGCGTGAAGGCGACACTGGACTCCAACAACGGGTAGCCATTGCCTTTGCAAAAGAAATGGAGCATTTTATACAAAAAATAGGGATCTCTAAGGTGGCAAGGGTGCTGGTGGTAGGGCTGGGGAATTGGAACGTGACTCCTGATTCGCTGGGTCCGCTTGTCGTTGAAAATTTAATGGTCACCCGTCAATATTTTGAACTGACACCTGATCAGATCAACCCTGGATATCGGGATGTGAGTGCGATTGCGCCGGGTGTTCTTGGTATCACGGGAATCGAATCCAGTGAGATCGTTCAAGGCATTGTGGACCGCACAAAACCAGAGCTTATTATTGCTATTGATGCTTTGGCGTCACGTTCACTGGAGCGTGTCAATACGACCATTCAGGTGGCGGATATCGGAATACATCCGGGTTCAGGTATTGGCAACAAGCGCCGCGGTATCACCAAGGATATTATGGGAGTTCCGTGTATTGCTATCGGCGTTCCAACGGTATGCTATGCTTCGACCATCGTCAATAATGTAATCGAACTGATGAAAACGCATTTTACCAAAGAAAAGGCTTCTACCAAAGTAATTCTGGGAATGTTGGATGATATTTCAGAACCTGAGAGACTCGGGCTGGTGAGAGAGGTACTTCAACCGCTGGGGCATGATTTGATTGTGACTCCAAAAGAGATCGATGAATTTATTGAAGATATCGCGAATATCATTGCGACCGGTTTGAACGCAGCTCTACATGAAGCTGTTGATCCCGACAATGTCGCCGCTTATACGCATTAA
- the hemW gene encoding radical SAM family heme chaperone HemW, with the protein MTASIQKHEYSSAPQAVYLHIPFCTNKCFYCDFNSYVLKDQPVMEYLYALEREMEHTVKLHPPGQIKTIFVGGGTPTTLNPKEMEYFLKSVRTYFPNWAEDIEFSMEANPGTTDFEKLSVMKEGGVNRLSFGVQAFQNELLTGIGRIHSTDDVYRSLENARKAGLDNLSIDLMFGLPNQTVDMLDESVSRALELDLPHYSIYSLKVEENTLFHTLYQKNQLPLPHEDDELEMYLLLMRRMKEAGYEQYEISNFAKPGLGSKHNMTYWRNEDYYGLGAGAHGYVGRERHMNIKGINPYVEATRNGLPRLDSFEVPTAEAMEDFLMVGLRMLEGVSKSRFEAQFGQTLEDTFTVPLRKMLNAGLIESIEDGYRLSERGILFGNDVFAEFIGSITVNS; encoded by the coding sequence ATGACCGCATCCATACAAAAACATGAATATTCATCCGCGCCTCAAGCGGTTTATCTGCATATACCTTTTTGCACGAATAAATGCTTTTACTGTGACTTTAACTCTTATGTGCTCAAGGATCAGCCTGTTATGGAATATCTGTATGCCTTGGAACGGGAGATGGAACATACGGTCAAACTTCACCCGCCAGGACAGATAAAAACCATTTTTGTCGGGGGCGGAACACCAACAACCCTCAATCCGAAGGAAATGGAATATTTCCTGAAGAGCGTTCGTACCTATTTTCCAAACTGGGCGGAAGATATTGAGTTTTCTATGGAAGCCAATCCAGGCACAACTGATTTTGAAAAACTTTCTGTGATGAAAGAAGGCGGTGTCAATCGACTCAGCTTTGGTGTGCAGGCTTTCCAGAATGAGCTGCTTACAGGCATAGGTCGTATTCATAGTACAGATGACGTCTATCGTAGTTTGGAAAACGCACGTAAGGCCGGCTTGGACAATCTGTCGATTGACCTGATGTTCGGTTTGCCGAACCAAACGGTCGACATGCTGGATGAAAGCGTCAGTAGAGCGCTGGAGCTGGATCTTCCTCATTACTCTATCTACAGTTTGAAGGTTGAAGAGAACACGCTCTTCCACACGTTATACCAGAAAAACCAGCTGCCACTTCCACATGAAGATGACGAACTGGAAATGTATTTGCTCCTTATGCGTCGCATGAAAGAAGCGGGTTATGAACAGTATGAAATTAGTAATTTCGCTAAACCAGGTTTGGGTAGTAAGCACAATATGACTTATTGGCGGAATGAGGATTATTATGGTCTTGGCGCTGGGGCACATGGTTATGTTGGCAGAGAGCGTCATATGAACATTAAGGGCATTAACCCTTATGTGGAGGCTACTCGGAATGGCCTACCGCGTTTGGACAGTTTTGAGGTGCCGACGGCGGAAGCCATGGAGGATTTCCTCATGGTCGGTTTGAGAATGCTGGAAGGTGTGTCTAAATCCCGCTTTGAGGCTCAATTTGGTCAGACATTGGAAGACACGTTTACAGTTCCTCTCAGAAAAATGCTGAATGCGGGATTAATTGAATCAATCGAGGATGGGTATCGTTTGAGCGAACGCGGTATTTTATTCGGAAATGACGTATTTGCAGAGTTCATCGGTTCTATCACGGTAAATTCATAA
- the dnaJ gene encoding molecular chaperone DnaJ, with translation MADKRDYYEVLGVAKGASDEEVKKAYRKLARQYHPDVNKAADAETKFKEVKEAYDVLSDGQKRARYDQYGHVDPNQGMGGGFGGADFGGGFGDIFDMFFGGGGNGRRDPNAPQRGNDLQYTMTIEFKEAVFGKETDIQIERTETCDTCHGTGAKAGTQPQTCSVCHGSGQEEVVQNTPFGRMVNRRACSNCGGSGKIIKEKCTTCSGSGRVRKKRKIHIRIPAGVDDGAQMRINGEGEGGVNGGPAGDLYVVFRVKSHDFFEREGDDIYCEIPLTFSQAALGDEVEIPTLTEKVKLKVPAGTQTGTYFRLKGKGVPKLRGVGQGDQHIKVVVVTPSKLSEEQKDLLRQFSSLSGEQTHENEQSFFDRVKRAFRGD, from the coding sequence TTGGCTGATAAGCGTGATTATTATGAGGTGCTGGGTGTCGCAAAAGGCGCTTCGGATGAAGAAGTCAAAAAGGCTTACCGTAAGCTTGCGCGTCAGTATCATCCGGACGTGAATAAGGCTGCGGACGCAGAAACTAAATTTAAAGAAGTTAAAGAAGCTTACGATGTTCTCAGCGATGGTCAGAAGCGGGCAAGATATGATCAATATGGCCATGTAGATCCGAATCAGGGCATGGGAGGCGGCTTCGGTGGTGCCGACTTCGGTGGCGGCTTTGGTGATATTTTTGATATGTTCTTTGGTGGCGGCGGCAACGGTCGCCGTGATCCGAATGCGCCGCAGCGAGGGAACGATCTTCAGTATACGATGACAATTGAATTCAAAGAAGCAGTGTTCGGTAAAGAGACTGACATTCAAATTGAACGTACGGAAACATGCGATACGTGTCATGGTACGGGAGCCAAAGCGGGTACTCAACCACAAACCTGTTCCGTCTGCCACGGTAGTGGACAGGAAGAAGTGGTACAGAATACACCGTTTGGCCGCATGGTTAACCGACGCGCCTGCTCCAATTGCGGCGGTTCCGGTAAAATCATCAAAGAAAAATGTACGACTTGTAGCGGATCAGGCCGTGTCCGCAAGAAACGTAAAATTCATATTCGCATTCCGGCGGGTGTGGATGACGGCGCACAAATGCGTATCAACGGTGAAGGCGAAGGCGGTGTCAACGGAGGACCGGCAGGTGACCTGTACGTCGTATTCCGCGTGAAGTCGCACGACTTCTTTGAGCGTGAGGGAGACGATATCTACTGTGAAATTCCGCTGACGTTCTCACAGGCAGCCTTGGGAGATGAAGTTGAGATCCCAACGTTGACCGAGAAAGTGAAGCTGAAAGTTCCAGCAGGCACGCAAACAGGGACTTATTTCCGTCTTAAAGGAAAGGGTGTGCCAAAACTGCGCGGTGTAGGTCAAGGTGACCAGCATATTAAGGTAGTTGTGGTAACGCCTAGCAAGCTGAGTGAGGAACAGAAGGATTTGCTGCGTCAGTTCTCTTCGCTTAGTGGAGAGCAGACACATGAGAATGAGCAGTCCTTTTTTGACCGTGTGAAGCGGGCTTTCCGAGGCGACTAA